One genomic segment of Ipomoea triloba cultivar NCNSP0323 chromosome 9, ASM357664v1 includes these proteins:
- the LOC116028508 gene encoding presequence protease 2, chloroplastic/mitochondrial: MEKAVLLRSLSSTTPLACSIIFARPYNGLARFTSISAKRHRLLHSVQRCRRSTLFDNHLRLTSTAASPAFHLRRHFSSLSVRAVATSSPQLSPDGIGADDEVAEKLGFEKVSEQFIDECKSKAILYKHKKTGAEIMSVCNDDENKVFGIVFRTPPKDSTGIPHILEHSVLCGSRKYPLKEPFVELLKGSLHTFLNAFTYPDRTCYPVASTNTKDFYNLVDVYLDAVFFPKCVEDFQTFQQEGWHYELNDPSENITYKGVVFNEMKGVYSQPDNIMGRTSQQALFPDNTYGVDSGGDPLVIPKLTFEEFKEFHRKYYHPSNARIWFYGDDDPTERLRILSEYLDTFDASSAPQESRIHPQKLFSEPLRIVEKYPAGEGDDLKKKHMVCINWLLSEKPLDLETELALGFLDHLLLGTPASPLRKILLESGLGDAIVGGGVEDELLQPQFSIGLKGVSEENIQKVEELVMSTLKNLAEEGFNSDAVEASMNTIEFSLRENNTGSFPRGLALMLRSIGKWVYDMDPFEPLKYQKPLEDLKSRIAKEGSKAVFAPLIEQFILTNPHRVTVEMQPDPEKASRDEATEKEILNKVKSSMTQEDLAELARATHELRLKQETPDPPEALKVVPSLSLQDIPKKPVHVPIEVGDINGTKVLRHDLFTNDILYAEIVFNMSLLKPELVPLVPLFCQSLLEMGTKDLDFVQLNQLIGRKTGGISVYPMTSSVRGKVDPCCHMIVRGKSMSGRIEDLFNLMNCVIQDVKLTDQKRFKQFVSQSKARMENRLRGSGHSIAAARMDAKLNVAGWLSEQMGGVSYLEFLRNLEVKVDNNWPEISSSLEEIRRSLFSKDGCLVNLTADEKNLMNAEKHVGSFLDLLPSKSLAEPTVWNARLSPTNEAIVVPTQVNYVGKAANLFDAGYKLKGSAYVISKYISNTWLWDRVRVSGGAYGGFCDFDTHSGVFSFLSYRDPNLMKTLNVYDGTSDFLRELEMDDDTLTKAIIGTIGDVDAYQLPDAKGYSSLLRYLLGVTEEERQLRREEILSTRLADFKEFADAIQAVKDQGVVVAVASPDDVDAANKEHPNFFEVNKAL, translated from the exons atGGAGAAGGCGGTTCTGCTGCGTTCTCTTTCATCTACTACACCACTCGCCTGTTCTATAATCTTCGCTCGCCCTTACAACGGACTAGCTCGATTTACATCTATCTCCGCCAAGCGCCACCGTCTGCTCCACAGCGTCCAGCGCTGTCGCCGCTCCACGCTCTTCGACAACCACCTCCGTCTCACCTCCACCGCCGCTTCCCCGGCTTTTCACCTGAGAAGGCACTTTTCCTCTCTCTCCGTCCGAGCTGTTGCCACTTCCTCCCCGCAGCTCTCTCCAG ATGGTATTGGAGCTGATGATGAAGTTGCCGAGAAGCTGGGGTTCGAGAAAGTGTCTGAGCAGTTCATTGATGAGTGTAAATCCAAAGCTATTTTATATAAGCACAAGAAGACCGGCGCCGAAATTATGTCGGTTTGCAATGACGATGAGAATAAGGTCTTTGGTATTGTTTTCCGAACTCCTCC GAAAGATTCAACTGGAATTCCTCACATATTGGAACACAGTGTATTGTGTGGTTCAAGAAAGTATCCCCTAAAAGAACCTTTTGTTGAACTATTGAAGGGAAGCTTGCACACTTTCCTAAATGCATTCACCTATCCTGATAGGACTTGCTATCCTGTTGCTTCCACAAATACTAAG GATTTCTATAACTTGGTTGATGTGTACTTAGATGCTGTATTTTTCCCCAAATGTGTGGAGGACTTTCAAACCTTTCAACAAGAGGGTTGGCATTATGAACTGAATGACCCTTCAGAAAACATAACATATAAAG GTGTTGTTTTCAATGAGATGAAGGGGGTTTATTCACAGCCTGATAACATAATGGGTAGGACGTCCCAGCAA GCCCTTTTTCCAGATAATACATATGGTGTCGATAGTGGTGGAGATCCACTGGTCATTCCCAAGCTCACTTTTGAGGAATTTAAG GAATTCCACCGCAAATACTACCATCCTAGCAATGCTAGAATATGGTTTTATGGTGATGATGATCCAACTGAACGATTGCGCATCTTAAGTG AATATCTGGACACATTTGATGCTAGTTCAGCACCTCAAGAGTCGAGAATTCATCCACAGAAACTGTTCTCTGAGCCACTTAGGATTGTTGAAAAATATCCTGCAGGGGAGGGTGATGACCTAAAGAAAAAGCACATGGTTTGCATTAATTGGCTTCTTTCTGAGAAGCCACTAGATTTGGAAACTGAGCTTGCTCTGGGTTTTTTGGATCATTTGCTGTTGGGAACTCCTGCTTCTCCTTTAAGGAAAATCTTGTTGGAAAGTGGTTTAGGTGATGCTATTGTTGGGGGCGGGGTAGAAGATGAGCTTCTTCAGCCTCAATTTAGCATTGGGTTGAAGGGTGTTTCGGAAGAAAACATTCAAAAAGTAGAAGAATTGGTAATGAGTACCCTAAAAAATTTGGCAGAAGAAGGTTTCAATTCAGATGCTGTGGAGGCATCAATGAACACAATTGAGTTCTCTCTTAGGGAGAATAACACTGGCTCATTCCCTCGTGGACTGGCGTTGATGCTCCGCTCCATT GGGAAATGGGTTTATGATATGGATCCATTTGAACCACTAAAATATCAGAAACCTCTTGAAGACCTGAAATCCAGAATAGCCAAGGAAGGATCCAAAGCTGTTTTTGCTCCTTTAATAGAACAATTCATCTTGACTAACCCACATCGAGTGACTGTTGAGATGCAG CCTGATCCTGAGAAGGCTTCCCGTGATGAAGCAACTGAAAAAGAAATCCTGAATAAAGTGAAATCAAGCATGACACAGGAGGATCTTGCAGAGTTGGCACGTGCTACACATGAGCTACGACTGAAGCAAGAAACACCTGACCCTCCAGAAGCCCTGAAAGTTGTACCAAGTCTCTCTCTACAAGATATTCCCAAAAAGCCTGTACATGTTCCGATTGAG GTTGGTGATATCAATGGAACAAAAGTTTTGCGACATGACCTCTTTACAAATGATATCCTTTATGCTGAAATTGTTTTCAATATGAGCTTGTTGAAGCCAGAGCTTGTTCCATTGGTTCCACTTTTCTG TCAGTCACTGCTGGAGATGGGAACAAAGGACTTGGACTTTGTTCAGCTGAATCAGTTGATTGGAAGAAAAACTGGAGGGATTTCAGTGTATCCTATGACCTCATCAGTGCGGGGTAAGGTAGATCCATGTTGCCATATGATTGTTCGAGGCAAATCCATGTCTGGACGAATTGAAGATCTATTCAACTTG ATGAACTGTGTTATTCAAGATGTCAAGCTCACTGACCAAAAAAGATTCAAGCAGTTTGTTTCTCAAAGCAAAGCTAGAATGGAG AACCGACTAAGAGGCAGTGGTCATAGCATTGCAGCTGCTAGGATGGATGCAAAACTTAACGTTGCAGGGTGGCTGTCTGAACAAATGGGTGGTGTCAG CTATTTGGAATTTCTGAGAAACCTTGAAGTAAAAGTTGATAACAATTGGCCAGAAATTTCATCATCTCTTGAAGAGATACGGAGATCCCTATTTTCGAAGGATGGGTGCCTGGTTAATCTAACAGCTGACGAGAAAAATCTAATGAATGCTGAGAAACATGTTGGTTCATTCCTCGATTTGCTTCCTAGTAAGTCTCTAGCAGAACCTACAGTATGGAATGCACGGCTTTCTCCTACAAATGAAGCTATAGTTGTCCCTACTCAA GTAAATTATGTTGGGAAAGCAGCAAATCTCTTTGATGCAGGCTATAAACTTAAGGGTAGTGCATATGTTATTTCAAAGTACATAAGCAATACATGGCTGTGGGATCGTGTACGAGTCAGTGGTGGAGCTTATGGAGGATTTTGTGATTTTGACACCCACTCTG GTGTATTCTCATTTTTGTCTTATCGCGATCCAAATTTGATGAAGACACTTAATGTGTATGATGGAACAAGTGATTTCCTGAGAGAACTTGAAATGGATGATGATACTCTAACGAAGGCAATTATTGGAACAATTGGTGATGTTGATGCATACCAGCTACCTGATGCAAAAGGATACAGTAG TTTACTTCGATATTTATTGGGGGTTACTGAAGAAGAAAGGCAATTGAGGCGCGAAGAAATATTATCCACAAG GCTGGCCGATTTCAAGGAATTTGCAGATGCAATCCAAGCAGTAAAAGATCAAGGGGTCGTGGTTGCCGTGGCTTCACCAGATGATGTTGATGCTGCCAACAAGGAACACCCCAACTTCTTTGAAGTAAATAAAGCACTATGA
- the LOC116028509 gene encoding cyclin-dependent kinase inhibitor 7-like codes for MEEYLRCRRCERVGETTTAAATEAGVGNGAAVRMKAREVTSFSSNKRRKVYSQFDDRKMNWSSENSVFPATSVTSRCSSCESSDVAKNILDLKGEVFETDDTAHCNGRLSRETTPTTELRRDSVTEMESSSTTKNVSMAATSPQKPSTMEMPSAEEIEEFFSAAEKYEQERFKQKYNYDVVKDVPLEGRYEWVPLKPCSHVIKACEEEHDMIAAFNN; via the exons ATGGAAGAGTACTTGAGGTGTAGAAGATGTGAACGAGTCGGGGAGACGACAACGGCTGCGGCGACGGAGGCGGGAGTTGGAAATGGTGCTGCTGTGCGGATGAAAGCTAGGGAGGTCACGAGCTTCAGCTCAAATAAGCGGAGAAAGGTTTATTCTCAGTTCGATGATCGCAAGATGAACTGGTCGTCGGAGAATTCTGTTTTTCCGGCCACCTCCGTGACGTCAAGGTGCTCAAGCTGCGAGTCTAGCGACGTGGCGAAAAATATTTTGGATCTGAAG gGAGAGGTTTTTGAAACGGACGATACAGCTCATTGCAACGGCAGATTGAG TAGAGAGACGACGCCAACCACCGAGCTTCGCCGAGACTCGGTAACAGAAATGGAGTCCTCATCAACCACAAAGAATGTTTCAATGGCGGCGACCTCTCCTCAGAAACCTTCAACAATGGAGATGCCTTCCGCGGAAGAGATTGAAGAATTCTTCTCAGCTGCTGAAAAATACGAGCAAGAGAGGTTCAAGCAAAA GTACAACTATGATGTAGTGAAGGACGTGCCTCTGGAAGGGCGGTACGAGTGGGTTCCCTTAAAGCCTTGTTCACATGTCATCAAAGCCTGCGAAGAAGAACATGACATGATTGCTGCCTTTAACAATTGA